The Alkalibacter saccharofermentans DSM 14828 genome includes a window with the following:
- a CDS encoding CdaR family transcriptional regulator, which yields MALLDAALAQRFIDKMGKYLEYNINVMNENGIIIASRDENRIGDFHEVANGMLNGTLNTGVVDEEKKFIGTKPGVNLFIEHKAKPVGVICVTGNPESVKSFAGLVKVSLEAMLEYELYMERKRSRRNKSEQFLYYLLFEENPDLTVLNSLADEIELDKELMRTAIVIKVQKNYDTQSMLKSISLSKGYTHTDLVVVASNDNIVILKSVKTKGITDMSDYRYNMEEFIEDFLTRIPDGLHSSDFSFYVGSLQNKLDMYRKSYIHAQEIFLHTKYKEGINFFDDYIVDYFRSIVTMKEFDDIFNVYNQVFTEDERQMIAETVQVLSNNNYNVVNSAKELFMHRNTLVFRLNKIKNTLNIDPIANAADREFLNELAYYFRNK from the coding sequence ATGGCTTTGCTTGATGCAGCGCTGGCACAACGTTTTATAGACAAAATGGGCAAGTACCTTGAATATAATATAAATGTAATGAACGAAAACGGGATAATAATAGCAAGCAGAGACGAAAACAGGATAGGGGATTTTCACGAAGTCGCTAATGGGATGCTTAACGGCACCTTGAACACAGGGGTGGTTGATGAAGAAAAAAAGTTTATCGGTACCAAACCTGGAGTCAACTTGTTTATAGAGCACAAAGCAAAACCTGTAGGGGTAATCTGCGTAACGGGAAACCCTGAAAGCGTAAAGTCCTTTGCTGGGCTGGTAAAGGTTTCCTTGGAGGCTATGCTGGAATATGAGCTCTATATGGAAAGAAAACGTAGCAGGAGAAACAAATCCGAACAGTTCTTGTATTATCTTCTCTTCGAAGAAAATCCTGACTTGACTGTCCTTAACAGTCTCGCAGACGAAATAGAGCTTGATAAAGAGCTGATGAGAACGGCGATTGTCATTAAGGTGCAAAAAAATTATGACACTCAAAGCATGCTAAAGTCAATCAGTCTTTCAAAGGGATATACCCATACTGACCTGGTCGTGGTGGCATCAAATGACAACATCGTGATTTTAAAGTCTGTAAAGACTAAAGGTATAACCGATATGTCAGATTACAGATACAATATGGAAGAATTTATTGAAGATTTTTTAACTAGAATTCCCGACGGGCTTCATTCTTCTGACTTTAGCTTTTATGTGGGAAGCCTTCAAAACAAGCTTGACATGTACAGAAAATCTTACATACATGCCCAGGAGATATTTTTGCATACAAAATACAAAGAGGGGATCAACTTCTTTGACGACTACATAGTGGACTATTTTAGAAGCATAGTCACAATGAAGGAATTCGACGACATATTCAACGTATACAACCAGGTTTTTACCGAGGATGAGCGACAGATGATAGCAGAAACTGTGCAGGTATTAAGCAACAATAACTACAACGTGGTAAACAGCGCAAAGGAGCTTTTCATGCATAGAAATACCTTGGTGTTCAGACTAAACAAAATAAAAAATACTCTAAATATCGACCCTATAGCAAATGCTGCGGATAGGGAGTTTTTAAACGAGCTGGCTTATTACTTTCGAAACAAGTAG
- a CDS encoding glutaredoxin domain-containing protein yields the protein MKKVIMYTTQTCPYCRSAKDFLKENKISYTEKNASADPQAQKEMASLNLRGVPSFLIGEEVVVGLDKEKILNLVDHRLVECPGCKAKLRLPNKKGKVKATCPKCGTDFNWEP from the coding sequence ATGAAAAAAGTTATTATGTATACGACACAGACTTGTCCGTATTGCAGGTCTGCCAAGGATTTCTTGAAAGAAAACAAGATAAGCTATACAGAAAAAAACGCTTCTGCAGATCCACAAGCCCAAAAGGAGATGGCAAGCCTTAATCTTAGGGGAGTGCCGTCATTTCTGATCGGAGAGGAAGTAGTAGTGGGACTTGACAAAGAAAAGATTTTAAACCTGGTGGATCATAGGTTGGTTGAGTGTCCGGGATGCAAAGCAAAGCTGAGGCTGCCAAATAAAAAAGGAAAGGTCAAGGCGACTTGTCCCAAATGTGGGACGGATTTTAACTGGGAGCCGTAA
- a CDS encoding tripartite tricarboxylate transporter permease, protein MITIGILILLGVVGGIIFGAIPGMTATMALAVFLPLTYAFDLTESLALLIGLYVGGISGGLVPAILLNIPGTPSSITTTFDGYPMTLKNQGERALKIGIASSLVGGLISWLILWFFAPTLASFALDFTPVEKFLLIVFALTVIISLSKGGLIVGTFSGVLGIFISLMGRHSSALGGNNQFRLVPEFLKDTLDSGFTLLPVLIGLFALGQIIEQCEIGMDSDCNTNVMSFTEKQEKKFSFRDLKDQKFNLIRSSVIGTFIGILPGVGGSAASILSYSQAKNMSKKPEELGKGAVEGVVASEASNNGLTGGALIPLLSLGIPGDSTTAILIGAFTLQGIAVGPTFINNNPETWNSLIWSLLVANILMFLVMFFAIKYIAKIICVPKQIIYPIIVVMCAVGAYAIRYGVMFDIWTVMFFGFVGYMFSKLGLKSAPFLIGFILGKELEQNLLQSIFYYDSWSIFFTKGPIVWVLWAFIAISLMVAIKENIDHWKQSKKA, encoded by the coding sequence ATGATAACGATAGGAATTTTAATTCTACTAGGCGTTGTTGGTGGAATAATATTTGGTGCTATTCCTGGTATGACTGCTACTATGGCTTTGGCGGTTTTTTTACCTCTTACGTATGCATTCGATCTAACTGAGAGTTTGGCATTGTTGATTGGACTCTATGTGGGAGGAATAAGTGGAGGTTTAGTACCGGCTATACTATTGAATATTCCAGGGACGCCGTCGTCTATAACAACAACATTTGATGGATATCCAATGACATTGAAAAATCAAGGAGAAAGAGCTTTGAAAATTGGAATTGCATCTTCACTTGTAGGTGGGCTGATTAGTTGGTTGATATTATGGTTTTTTGCACCAACACTAGCATCTTTTGCTTTGGATTTTACACCCGTTGAAAAGTTTTTACTTATAGTATTTGCATTGACGGTAATTATCTCATTGTCAAAAGGTGGTTTGATTGTTGGTACTTTTAGCGGGGTGCTTGGAATCTTTATTAGTCTTATGGGAAGGCACAGTTCAGCTTTAGGCGGAAACAATCAATTTCGTTTGGTGCCGGAATTTTTGAAAGACACTCTTGATAGTGGATTTACACTATTACCTGTACTGATAGGACTTTTTGCACTTGGTCAGATAATAGAACAGTGTGAGATTGGCATGGACAGTGACTGTAACACTAATGTAATGTCTTTTACAGAAAAACAGGAAAAGAAATTCTCTTTTAGAGATTTGAAAGATCAGAAATTCAATCTTATAAGATCTTCTGTAATAGGAACATTTATAGGAATATTGCCTGGTGTTGGTGGTTCTGCAGCTTCCATACTCTCATATAGTCAGGCAAAAAATATGTCTAAAAAACCAGAAGAACTTGGCAAAGGAGCTGTTGAAGGGGTAGTTGCTTCAGAAGCCTCAAATAACGGATTGACAGGTGGAGCTTTGATTCCGTTATTGTCGTTGGGAATACCTGGAGACAGTACAACAGCAATATTAATTGGTGCTTTCACACTTCAAGGGATAGCGGTTGGACCAACATTTATAAACAATAATCCTGAAACTTGGAACAGCTTGATATGGTCGTTGTTGGTAGCTAATATTTTAATGTTTTTAGTAATGTTCTTTGCAATAAAGTATATAGCTAAAATAATATGTGTTCCTAAACAAATTATATATCCGATTATTGTTGTTATGTGTGCTGTTGGCGCATATGCTATACGCTATGGTGTTATGTTTGATATTTGGACTGTGATGTTCTTTGGTTTTGTAGGTTATATGTTCAGTAAACTTGGGCTTAAATCTGCACCTTTTCTAATAGGGTTCATACTAGGGAAAGAACTTGAACAAAATTTACTTCAGTCAATATTTTACTATGATAGCTGGTCTATATTCTTTACTAAAGGTCCGATAGTATGGGTTCTATGGGCGTTTATAGCGATTTCTTTGATGGTGGCAATAAAAGAGAATATTGATCATTGGAAACAAAGCAAGAAGGCATAA
- a CDS encoding mechanosensitive ion channel family protein, which yields MNLEYFYERAITHGGRILISIVVLLIGLAVINQFMKFVDRGFEKNNMDLSLRPFLLSLIKITLKIVLVISVASMMGAQVTSFIAILGSAGLAIGLALQGSLSNFAGGVLILLLKPFTVGDYIEAAGYSGAVTEIQMFYTILTTPDNKKIIVPNSNMSNSGTVNYSANPTRRVDFVFGVGYESDIAKVKEILMKIAMEDTLVLHEPEPQVVLGKHDASSINFYYRVWCNAEDYWTIYFDTMEKVKIAFDDNGISIPFPQMDVHMVK from the coding sequence ATGAATTTAGAATATTTTTATGAGCGGGCCATTACCCACGGAGGACGGATACTTATATCAATCGTAGTGCTCTTGATAGGTCTGGCAGTCATAAACCAGTTTATGAAATTTGTTGACAGAGGTTTTGAAAAAAACAACATGGACTTATCCCTAAGGCCTTTTTTGCTGTCTCTTATAAAAATTACGCTGAAGATAGTGCTGGTCATATCTGTTGCATCCATGATGGGTGCTCAAGTAACATCCTTTATAGCAATTCTCGGTTCTGCCGGGCTCGCCATAGGACTTGCTCTTCAGGGAAGCCTGTCAAATTTCGCCGGCGGAGTTTTGATATTATTACTTAAACCATTTACAGTGGGGGACTATATCGAGGCTGCAGGCTATTCCGGTGCGGTAACCGAAATACAGATGTTTTACACCATATTGACCACTCCGGACAATAAAAAAATAATTGTGCCCAATTCGAATATGTCAAATAGCGGAACAGTCAATTACTCTGCAAATCCTACAAGGCGAGTGGATTTTGTTTTTGGCGTGGGGTACGAATCAGACATAGCAAAGGTCAAAGAGATACTAATGAAAATAGCTATGGAGGATACGCTGGTTTTGCATGAGCCTGAGCCTCAGGTAGTTCTTGGAAAGCACGATGCAAGCTCCATAAATTTTTATTACAGGGTATGGTGCAATGCTGAGGATTACTGGACTATATATTTTGACACTATGGAAAAAGTCAAGATAGCCTTTGATGATAACGGCATCAGCATACCTTTCCCGCAAATGGATGTACATATGGTAAAGTAG
- a CDS encoding agmatine deiminase family protein yields MTEDRFRMPGEWEKHSRTILEWPVRESMIWPDNYEAVKRAYAQVIEAIIDFEKVSLVVNKSDIDSAKACLGDRVDYLLIEHDDAWARDNIPTFGYDLDGNLVALNWKFNAWGEKYKPYDLDDLVGEKILRVMNIKEIKPPLVLEGGSIHSDGEGTILTTKQCLLNKNRNPHMSREEIEKILSEYLGAKKIIWLDEGLDGDETDGHIDNIACFAKPGVVLIQTCDDPEDPNYQITKDSLDVLNESVDAKGRKLQVIEIPQPPMRAYKGKRLTLSYLNFYFVNGGIILPVFGDDARQSDAKAALILREVFPDRKIVPVGGLELVKEGGNVHCITQQVPADWKGESKEI; encoded by the coding sequence TTGACAGAGGATAGATTTAGGATGCCCGGGGAATGGGAAAAGCACAGCAGGACGATATTGGAATGGCCGGTGAGAGAATCCATGATATGGCCTGACAATTATGAAGCTGTGAAAAGGGCATACGCCCAAGTTATAGAAGCTATAATTGATTTCGAAAAGGTAAGCTTGGTAGTCAATAAAAGCGACATAGATAGTGCAAAGGCTTGCCTGGGGGACAGGGTTGATTATCTGCTTATCGAACATGATGACGCCTGGGCCAGGGATAACATACCTACCTTTGGTTATGATTTAGATGGCAATTTGGTGGCGCTAAACTGGAAATTCAACGCTTGGGGGGAAAAATACAAGCCCTATGATCTAGATGACCTGGTAGGAGAAAAGATTCTAAGGGTCATGAATATCAAGGAAATAAAACCTCCCTTGGTGCTTGAGGGTGGAAGCATACACTCTGATGGCGAAGGCACTATTTTGACGACGAAGCAGTGCTTGCTTAATAAAAATAGAAACCCTCACATGTCTAGGGAGGAGATAGAAAAAATCTTAAGTGAATACCTGGGAGCAAAAAAAATAATATGGCTTGATGAAGGTCTAGATGGTGACGAAACCGACGGACACATAGATAATATAGCCTGCTTTGCAAAACCGGGCGTAGTGCTCATACAGACGTGCGACGACCCTGAAGACCCAAACTATCAAATAACCAAAGATTCCCTGGATGTATTAAATGAATCCGTTGATGCGAAGGGCAGAAAGCTACAAGTGATCGAAATCCCCCAACCACCTATGAGAGCATACAAAGGGAAAAGGCTGACTCTAAGCTATCTGAACTTCTATTTTGTAAACGGCGGAATAATACTTCCTGTTTTTGGTGACGATGCACGCCAGAGCGATGCTAAGGCTGCTTTAATATTAAGAGAAGTATTTCCTGATAGAAAGATAGTGCCGGTTGGCGGCTTGGAGCTTGTCAAAGAAGGAGGCAATGTGCACTGCATCACACAACAGGTGCCGGCTGACTGGAAAGGAGAATCAAAAGAGATATGA
- a CDS encoding 2-hydroxyacid dehydrogenase codes for MKNHKVFIAKKIPTEVEKYIASHCEYEMWDKDEKIPQEILYEKISDVDGVMLSQVRVDGRFFDYAPKLKVVSAISAGYDNFDTKEIIKRGILATHTPKVLDDTVADLVMGLVLSTARRIPELDRYVRENRWKSSDATTLFGKDVSHAVLGIVGMGNIGRSVAKRAKFGFDMEVIYHNRKRNAEAEREIGAVYAEFEELLGKSDFVAVMTPVNESTRKMFNKGVFEKMKDSAILINASRGEVVDEDDLAEALTNGLIAGAGLDVYEKEPIGRNNPLLGMKNVVLLPHIGSATQSTRSKMAEIAAESMIKSLNGEACEYLIPELKNAKLTCEK; via the coding sequence TTGAAAAACCACAAGGTGTTCATCGCAAAAAAGATACCCACGGAGGTTGAAAAATATATCGCCAGCCACTGCGAATATGAGATGTGGGATAAGGACGAGAAAATCCCACAAGAAATTTTGTACGAAAAAATCAGCGACGTAGATGGAGTGATGTTATCACAAGTGAGGGTGGATGGCAGGTTTTTCGATTATGCTCCAAAACTAAAAGTCGTAAGCGCCATTTCGGCAGGATATGACAATTTTGATACCAAGGAAATAATAAAAAGAGGGATCTTGGCAACCCACACCCCGAAGGTATTGGACGATACAGTTGCAGATCTGGTTATGGGCCTGGTTTTATCCACAGCCAGGAGAATACCCGAGCTCGATAGATATGTAAGAGAAAATAGATGGAAAAGCAGTGACGCAACAACGCTTTTCGGCAAGGATGTCAGCCATGCCGTACTGGGAATAGTCGGCATGGGAAACATCGGAAGATCTGTAGCCAAGAGAGCAAAATTTGGATTTGACATGGAAGTCATCTACCACAACAGAAAAAGAAATGCCGAGGCAGAAAGAGAGATTGGAGCAGTCTATGCTGAGTTTGAAGAATTGCTTGGGAAAAGCGATTTTGTGGCAGTGATGACTCCCGTCAACGAGAGCACTCGTAAAATGTTCAATAAGGGAGTGTTCGAAAAGATGAAAGACTCGGCGATACTGATAAACGCATCAAGAGGAGAGGTTGTCGATGAGGATGACTTGGCAGAAGCTTTGACAAATGGGTTAATAGCAGGTGCAGGATTAGATGTCTATGAAAAGGAACCAATAGGGAGGAACAACCCCCTTTTGGGGATGAAAAACGTAGTTTTACTGCCGCACATTGGTTCGGCAACACAAAGCACAAGATCAAAGATGGCAGAAATAGCTGCTGAAAGCATGATAAAGTCTTTGAATGGAGAAGCTTGCGAATACCTGATTCCGGAGCTTAAAAATGCAAAGTTAACATGTGAAAAGTAA
- a CDS encoding tripartite tricarboxylate transporter substrate-binding protein, which translates to MSKKGKMKKRLAVVAALMLVAMVALTGCAGKKSIRVLIGSTAVTGDTYQTADFITRAIADDLNADMRVDPVGSSEMFRELGRAGTDGSTIALFHDYTFLGTLYGAYEENWLEEFQVGPTISINAGTCLAVMANNEYGIEDWDSLVEAARENVIVFGIEEGSVSNYISEQTKRFLVDNEGVPEENIQFSALGGMSAQREALWAGTIDVFNGSYSADIENTAERGNTDERTTMNIIALTGRDRLDGVDIPTLGELTNGRLFYDKEFFFITQKETDADFIKELEDAVKDALENDEELKAQFAQNQFMANFKTLEESVPYFNEKMESARQIIESGR; encoded by the coding sequence ATGAGCAAAAAAGGGAAAATGAAAAAAAGATTAGCTGTAGTTGCTGCTTTAATGTTGGTAGCGATGGTTGCGCTTACTGGTTGTGCCGGTAAAAAGAGTATAAGGGTATTGATTGGTTCTACGGCTGTTACAGGCGATACATACCAAACTGCTGACTTTATCACACGTGCAATCGCAGATGATTTAAATGCGGACATGAGGGTGGATCCAGTTGGATCTTCGGAGATGTTTAGAGAACTTGGAAGAGCTGGAACAGACGGAAGCACCATCGCCTTGTTCCATGATTATACTTTCTTGGGCACGTTATATGGTGCTTATGAAGAAAATTGGCTTGAAGAGTTTCAAGTAGGTCCGACGATATCTATTAATGCGGGGACTTGCTTAGCTGTTATGGCGAATAATGAATATGGTATTGAAGACTGGGATTCGCTAGTTGAAGCTGCTAGAGAAAACGTAATAGTATTTGGGATTGAAGAAGGATCGGTATCAAACTATATTTCAGAGCAAACAAAAAGATTTTTAGTAGATAATGAAGGTGTTCCGGAAGAAAATATTCAGTTTAGTGCATTGGGTGGAATGAGTGCTCAACGTGAGGCTCTATGGGCTGGAACAATTGATGTGTTTAACGGTTCTTACTCTGCTGATATCGAGAACACAGCCGAGAGAGGTAACACTGACGAAAGAACAACAATGAATATAATAGCCTTGACAGGTAGGGATAGACTTGATGGAGTTGATATACCAACATTAGGTGAATTAACAAACGGAAGATTGTTCTATGACAAGGAGTTCTTCTTCATCACTCAAAAAGAGACAGATGCTGATTTTATTAAAGAGTTGGAAGATGCAGTTAAAGATGCGCTTGAAAACGATGAAGAACTTAAAGCTCAATTTGCGCAAAATCAGTTTATGGCAAACTTCAAGACTTTGGAAGAATCGGTCCCTTATTTCAATGAAAAAATGGAATCTGCTAGGCAAATTATAGAGTCAGGAAGATAA
- a CDS encoding AEC family transporter yields the protein MIDNMIFSIGIAAPIFLVMVAGYGLRKRGWIDGQFVKQANRLIFYIALPIKLFNDVRVVDLSEILDFRFYLFIMLGVVLSVVFAWIVSFFVIKIQGQRGAFIQGSFRGNFLYVGFSLIENIMGSLGAKAPMMLAVTMPLYNILAVIIFSFNNPDREVKVSLRSSFLELAKNPMIIGIFLGFIAALIDLSIPVAALRTASYLESLATPLALLSIGASVDLGVIFKNLSPALKATSLKLVIIPLLAVVAASAFGFENSDIILVYILFGVPTATVSYIIAVGMDGDGELASSIIMATTLLSVITMTGFIFVFRTLGMI from the coding sequence ATGATAGACAATATGATATTTAGTATAGGAATAGCGGCACCGATTTTTTTGGTCATGGTCGCAGGATATGGGCTGAGAAAAAGAGGATGGATTGACGGACAGTTCGTAAAGCAAGCAAACAGGCTAATATTCTATATAGCACTTCCGATTAAGCTTTTTAATGACGTAAGAGTAGTCGATTTAAGTGAGATACTCGATTTTAGATTTTACCTTTTTATTATGTTGGGTGTAGTGCTAAGCGTAGTCTTTGCGTGGATAGTATCTTTTTTTGTAATCAAAATCCAAGGTCAAAGGGGCGCCTTTATCCAAGGATCGTTTAGAGGCAATTTTCTCTATGTTGGGTTTTCCTTGATAGAAAACATCATGGGCTCCCTGGGGGCGAAGGCTCCAATGATGCTGGCCGTTACCATGCCCCTTTACAATATACTTGCTGTAATTATATTTTCATTTAACAATCCTGACAGAGAAGTAAAGGTAAGTTTGAGATCCAGTTTTTTGGAGCTTGCAAAGAACCCTATGATAATAGGGATCTTCCTAGGCTTTATAGCAGCTTTGATAGACCTGTCGATACCGGTGGCGGCTTTAAGGACTGCAAGTTACCTTGAGTCTCTTGCTACGCCGCTGGCCTTATTGTCAATCGGTGCGTCGGTGGATTTAGGCGTGATTTTTAAAAATCTATCTCCCGCGCTTAAAGCTACAAGCCTAAAGCTTGTGATCATTCCGCTGCTGGCAGTTGTCGCGGCATCGGCATTTGGTTTTGAAAATAGCGATATCATCTTGGTATACATCCTCTTTGGAGTGCCGACAGCCACAGTGTCTTATATTATTGCAGTTGGCATGGACGGTGATGGAGAGCTTGCCTCCAGCATTATAATGGCAACGACCCTCCTATCTGTAATTACCATGACGGGTTTTATTTTTGTTTTTAGGACTCTTGGGATGATATAG
- a CDS encoding DUF503 domain-containing protein, whose product MFIAGCEVEFLIYESGSLKEKRSVVKSLINKIKSRFAISVIESGDNDLWKKGKIGFSFCSLSQVGIDQKLDKILELIEQENRIEVVEIKNEIMKI is encoded by the coding sequence ATGTTCATTGCAGGATGTGAAGTAGAATTCTTGATTTATGAGTCAGGGTCTCTAAAAGAAAAAAGAAGCGTCGTTAAAAGTCTTATAAATAAAATAAAAAGCAGATTTGCCATATCTGTAATTGAAAGCGGAGACAACGATCTATGGAAGAAAGGAAAGATAGGGTTTTCGTTCTGCTCCTTGAGTCAGGTGGGAATAGATCAGAAGCTAGATAAGATTCTGGAGTTAATCGAGCAAGAGAACAGGATTGAAGTAGTGGAGATAAAAAACGAAATAATGAAAATATGA
- a CDS encoding aldo/keto reductase: MNKVHLGNTGIYVNKNGFGALPIQRITREEAKSLLLKAYDNGVDFFDTARMYSDSEEKIGYALEGFRQNIYIATKTTARDTESFWTDLKQSLESLKTGYVDLYQFHNPSFCPKPGDGTGLYEAMVEAKEKGLIRHIGITNHRLHLAFEAVESGLYEVLQFPFSYLANDEEKKLVNLCKNRQVGFIAMKALSGGLITNAKAAYAFVNQFDNVLPIWGIQKESELDEFISYHHDEPGMKDDIMALIDKDLKELSGEFCRGCGYCLPCPVNIDIPTSARMGLMLRRAPSSNFMTDEWKEKMNRVEDCIECGHCKDNCPYDLDTPKLLRENLQVYKTYL; the protein is encoded by the coding sequence ATGAATAAAGTGCATTTAGGAAATACAGGAATATATGTTAATAAAAATGGTTTTGGAGCTCTCCCAATACAAAGAATCACAAGGGAAGAAGCAAAATCCCTGCTTCTTAAAGCCTATGACAACGGCGTTGATTTTTTTGATACTGCTAGGATGTACTCGGACAGTGAAGAAAAAATCGGCTATGCTTTAGAAGGGTTCAGGCAAAATATTTATATAGCAACTAAGACTACCGCAAGGGACACCGAAAGCTTTTGGACTGACCTTAAACAAAGTCTCGAGTCGTTAAAGACAGGGTATGTGGATCTGTATCAGTTTCACAATCCGTCATTTTGTCCAAAACCAGGTGATGGTACCGGACTTTACGAAGCCATGGTCGAAGCAAAAGAAAAGGGATTGATAAGACATATTGGAATTACCAACCACAGATTGCATCTGGCATTTGAAGCTGTAGAAAGTGGCCTCTATGAAGTGTTGCAGTTTCCATTTAGCTACTTGGCAAACGATGAGGAGAAAAAGCTTGTGAATTTATGCAAAAACCGCCAGGTCGGTTTTATAGCAATGAAAGCACTGTCTGGAGGATTGATAACCAATGCTAAAGCCGCTTATGCTTTTGTGAATCAGTTCGACAACGTGCTTCCCATATGGGGAATACAAAAAGAGAGTGAGTTGGACGAGTTTATATCATATCATCACGATGAGCCGGGAATGAAAGATGACATAATGGCTTTGATTGATAAAGACCTTAAAGAGTTAAGCGGCGAATTCTGCAGAGGGTGTGGGTATTGTTTGCCTTGCCCGGTTAACATAGACATACCCACATCTGCAAGAATGGGACTGATGCTCAGGAGAGCTCCATCTTCAAATTTCATGACAGATGAATGGAAAGAAAAAATGAATAGAGTGGAGGATTGTATTGAGTGCGGGCATTGTAAGGATAATTGTCCCTATGACCTAGATACTCCTAAGCTACTTAGAGAGAATTTACAAGTTTATAAAACTTATCTTTAA
- the aguB gene encoding N-carbamoylputrescine amidase, which produces MRIVNIAATQMSCSDNIDENIKKAESLVRKAASKGANIVLIQELFESLYFCQKEKPEFYNLARPVEENRAVNHFKKIAMELGVVLPISFYERKNNALYNSVAIVDADGEMLGVYRKSHIPDGPGYEEKYYFNPGDTGFKVWNTKFGKIGVGICWDQWFPEAARCMALMGAEILFYPTAIGSEPESPEVDSKDHWQRCMTGHGACNLMPVVASNRTGLETIDDSTINFYGSSFISGPTGEIIREAGRNEEEVLVAQFDLDALIEQRIEWGIFRDRRPDLYRPILTYDGVVK; this is translated from the coding sequence ATGAGAATCGTAAACATAGCAGCTACACAGATGAGCTGCAGCGACAATATAGATGAAAATATTAAAAAAGCGGAAAGCCTTGTTCGAAAAGCTGCTTCCAAGGGAGCAAATATTGTGCTGATACAGGAGCTTTTTGAAAGCCTGTATTTTTGTCAGAAAGAAAAGCCCGAGTTTTACAACCTGGCAAGACCGGTTGAAGAAAACAGGGCTGTAAATCACTTTAAAAAAATTGCCATGGAGCTAGGCGTCGTACTTCCTATAAGCTTTTATGAAAGAAAGAACAACGCGCTTTATAATTCGGTAGCTATCGTAGATGCAGACGGAGAAATGCTTGGAGTGTATAGAAAGAGCCACATACCCGACGGTCCGGGATATGAAGAAAAATACTACTTTAACCCGGGAGATACGGGATTTAAGGTGTGGAATACGAAGTTTGGCAAAATAGGCGTAGGGATATGCTGGGATCAATGGTTTCCGGAAGCAGCAAGATGCATGGCTCTCATGGGTGCGGAGATTTTGTTTTATCCTACTGCAATAGGATCTGAGCCGGAAAGCCCAGAAGTGGATTCGAAAGATCACTGGCAAAGGTGCATGACAGGTCATGGTGCCTGTAATTTGATGCCTGTCGTCGCTTCGAACAGAACGGGCTTGGAAACCATCGATGATTCTACTATTAACTTCTACGGTTCGTCTTTTATTTCCGGACCTACAGGAGAGATTATCAGGGAAGCCGGCAGAAATGAGGAAGAAGTACTAGTGGCCCAGTTCGACCTGGATGCTTTGATAGAACAAAGAATTGAGTGGGGAATATTTAGAGACAGAAGACCGGATTTGTACCGGCCCATACTGACATATGATGGTGTGGTGAAATAA
- a CDS encoding tripartite tricarboxylate transporter TctB family protein, with the protein MISIIGNTSSLFLNSSIIDMANRHLFFPELVTKVLGVLFILLLITNSKKIFKTIRNIKTRDKEINIFKNWKLFFGNLALLFGYVFLLDWLGFIIATALYMFLTILLFYGTTSKKIILMALAVSGTTVSAIYIIFGTVFRITLP; encoded by the coding sequence ATGATATCAATAATAGGTAACACTTCGTCACTTTTTTTGAATTCTAGCATTATCGATATGGCTAACAGACATTTGTTTTTCCCGGAGCTTGTGACCAAGGTCTTGGGAGTATTGTTCATTTTGCTTTTGATAACAAATTCAAAAAAAATATTCAAGACTATAAGAAATATTAAAACAAGAGATAAAGAAATAAACATATTTAAAAACTGGAAGTTGTTTTTTGGAAATCTGGCACTTTTGTTCGGCTACGTTTTTCTGTTGGATTGGTTGGGTTTTATTATCGCGACGGCATTGTATATGTTCCTTACGATACTTCTTTTCTATGGAACTACAAGCAAAAAAATTATACTGATGGCTCTTGCTGTATCTGGAACGACGGTTAGTGCAATATATATAATTTTTGGCACGGTATTTAGAATTACATTGCCATAA